AAGAATTCACTGGTATTGGGGTGTCTCAGtagctcaatctgttaagcatttgactcttgacttaagctcaggtcatgatctcatggctcctgagatcaaatcctgctttgggctctgcactaacagtgtggagcctacttaggattctctctctctctctctctctctctctctctgtctctctctcaaaagaaatgaataaacttaaaaaataaaataaagtctttctcaaaatatcctatttaaaaaaaataattcactggCATTAAGTGCATTTACAATGCTATACGCTTATCACCACTatctattttcagaaaattttcattGTTCCAAGTAGAAACACTATATCCATTAAACCCACactctccatttctttcatctcCGGCAGTAACCCTTTCACATTTTGTCTCTGGAAATGCTGCTGCTCTAGGTACCTCATACACGTGCAAGCAtacagaatgtcttttttttttttttccatctttttgtgactggcttattttacttaacacaatgtcttcaaaattcatctatattgtagcatgtgtcaaagTTCCCATCATTTTAAGGcagaataacattccattgtaagTATATACCttgttttgtgtttctatttACCTGATGATGTCATTTAAGCTGGTTCCACATtgtggctgttgtgaatagtccTGCTACAGACATGAacgtacaaatatctctttgacaCTTGCTCTCAAATCTTATGGGTATATGCCCAGAAGTTGAATTGCTAAATCACGTGgtgattctattttaaatatttggaggaACCACCGCATTGTTTTTCGTGATGGCtgcactgttatttttttccaaaacaacaGTACACaggagttccagtttctccacatcctgctaacatttctgttctttcttcttttctttcttgagaacagccattctaataggtgtaagGTGCTATCTGactatagttttgatttatattttcctaataattaatgatgttgagcatattttcatttgattttttggtcatttgtatgtatttttgttgAAAAGTCTATCCAAATACCCTATCTAAAAAAtagcccccctttttttttacttggtttgtttgttttttgttgataAAGCagaggaattctttatatattctagatacgaATCccttattatatatatgatttgcaaatatttttcaaatttcatgggttgtttttaattatgttgaTTGTGTgctttgatgcacagaagttttagATGTTATGTCATTCAGttcatctattttcatttttctggtgcTTAGTGGCATATCCAGTAAATCATTCCCACATCCAATatcatgaagcttttcccctgcgattttttctgagtttatagtttcaggtgttacacttaggtctttgatccattttggaTTCATATTTGCATATGGTGTAAAAGAAAGGtctaacttcatttattttgcatgtggacatcaagtttcccaacaccattttttttgtCCTCTCTCAATGAAAGGTTTTGGCACcattgttgaaaatcatttgaccatgtgaagatttatttctgattatattCTACTTCGCTGGTCTCATCTACCTCACCTGTCTCCAAGCCAATACCAcactatttttattactgtagctttgtaataagttctgaagttaaaaaaagtGAGATCTccaactttgtttctctttttcaagatagtTTGGCTATTCAGTGTCCCTTGTTGGATGAAATGGATTTTTCCACATCTGGGGAAAAACATCTTGGAATTTcaatagggattgtattgaaaaCATCATAGGGATTTTGATATGGATTGTATTTGACAGAGATTGTATTGGATACTAGTGCCATCATACCGCTATTAAGTTTTCCATTCCATAtacatgggatgtttttccattaatttgcatcttctttgatttattccAACAacatgtttttagttttctgcatataacttttcatctccttggttaagtttatttctaagtatttaatgCTTTGTGGATCTATATTAAATGTAATTGTTTCCTTAATTAGTTTTCAAGTGGCACATTGTTATTATACAGAAATATGACTAGTCTTTGTGTACTGATTTTATATCTTCAAGCTTGACTGCACTTTTTATTACATCTGACATTATTTTGTGCACTAATTAGTGTTTTATACATATaagatcatgccatttgtgaaaggagacaattttacttcttttccaacatggattcatttttactttttttttccttgcctttttttctagCTAGGACTCTCTAGCTAGAAAATGTTGACTCAAAATTGTGAAAGTGAgtatctttgtcttattttgctAAGAGAGGAAAAATTATCAGTTTTGCATCGAGTCTGAGATGAGTTGTGAACTTTTAATATATGACCATTAAAACATTCTggtgtctttatatatatatacatatatatagatatgtagatatatagatatagatatagatatatataactGTTCATTTTACTGCTTTCTTCATGAAagattattgaatttttttcagatgcttttaTTACATCAGTGAGATAATCACATGtgattttattcttcattttgttaatgtaatttttgcatcgattgattttcatatgttgaaccatccttgcattacGAGAATGAATCACATTAGGTTGTGGTATACGGCCCTTTTAAGTTCTATTAGATTATCTTTACTAGTATTTACTTCAGGATTTTTACATCAATATGCATCAGAGATAATGGTCTATAGTTCTACTTTCTAATAGTGTTTTGTCCTGCTTTAGTATCAGGcaaatgctgacctcatagagtTAGTTTAGAAGTGTtccctcttcctcattttttttttttgcaagaatttgaagaatattgctgtttattttctttttaatgtttggtagaatttaccagtaatGACTGCTGGTTTTCAGCTTTTtattatttgggggttttgctTACTGATTCAATTCCTTACTAGTTTTAGGTGTGtcatactttctatttcttcaggATTCAGTCTTGATAGGTTGCACTTTGCCCAGAATGTATCCGTTTAatttagattttctaatttttcagtatacagttgttcatagtattctgacaattttttaatttatttaaatcttctctgtttcttttttagtgCAGCTGATGGGTTATTAATTTTGTCAATCTTTCTGAAAAACTaactcttagttttatttatatttctaatctCTATTCTGGTTATCTCTGCTAtcagtattttgtattctttttgctAATCTCAGATATAGTACAttcttattttctagtttcttaagataAACATTTAGGTTGTTGGTTTcaatatctttgttcttttttaatacaaGCACTCATAGCTATACATGCCCCTTATCAGAACTGATTTTCattgcatcccataaattttattacattgagctttcatattcatttttctcattttctaaattcCTTATGATGTCTTCTCGGAACCATTGTTTAAGggtatattgtttaatttccgaATCTGTTCAGACCTTCAGTTTTTCCTTCTgctatcaatttttaatttaattccattttgattAGAAAGATACTTGGTTTTATTTCAAAGTTTGTAAATTATTAAGAATTGTTTTGCGACTACACGTATGGTCTATCATACAGGATATTCCATGTTATTTGAGAAAACTGTTTAATCCACTGCCATCACATGCAGTGTTCTCTAAATGTCTTTTATGTCCAGGACTTCTGGCAGTGATGACCTCCCCACAAGAACATGTCGCTTGTGAAGTACCTCCTCCACCCATCCCCAGAGGACGAGAAGAGGAAACATAAGAAGAAACGCCTGGTGTGGAACCCTAACCCTTACTTCATGGACATGAAATGCAAAATCATCACCGTCTTTAGCCAGGCACACATGGTAGCTTTGTGTGTGGGCTGTTCCACTGTCCTTTGCCAGCCtacaggaggaaaaggaaggctgAGAGAAGGATGGTCCTTCAGATGGAAGCAGCACTAAAAGTGCCCTAAGTCAAAATGGGTGGGAAGCTATCCCAATAAACAGATTTTGGACACACAGAAAAATGTCTTTTGGGTCCAGCTTATTCATAATGTCATTGATGTCCTCCCTATCTTTTTCGAACTCCTGTGGTTgttctttccattatttaaagCAGGATTAGGAGTCTTCCACCATTATTGTAGAACTTCCTGTTTCCACTTAAACGTGTGCCAATGTTCGTCTCAGATATATAGGAGCTCTGGTGTTTGATGCACATGTGTTTGCAATTGTTGTGTCTTTTGAAGTATTTACACTTTCATCATTATGTAATAACCAAATTTGTGATTTATAAAGGAttttattcaatttcattttcaaatattaatatagctactcctaTTTTTGTTTGGTCACAACattcatggaatatctttttttccatcattttatattcAATCCATGTTTTTCCTTAGATCaaaagtgagtttcttatagatATTATATAGTGCATACTgtgttttatgtattcattctgCTAATCTATATCCATTAATTGGGGAGTTTAATCTgcttaaatttaaagtaattgatGATAGGGAAGgacttgctcttttgttttttgttttatttatgatgtatatatagatttttttgtcCCTGTTCTCTTCTAGTTTTGCCTTCTCTGTATTCAGATTATTTTCTGtgatatattctatatatttttctttgtgatcaCCAAGGGGTTGCATAAAACATCCTAAAGTTGTAGCAATCTATTTTAATTGATAACAACTTAATTTCAATCACATTAAAAACTTTACCTTTTTACACTCCTGCTTCTTCCCACTTTTTGTTATTTATGTCACAAGATACATCTTTATATACCGTGTACCCATTAATATAGATCTAACATGATTTAGTATACGTTTGTCTTTGAAATTCTATGAGAGAATGAAAAAAGTgtagttaaaaagaaatgtatagcAATACACTTTTTACATTGGttcatatatttacctttatcagAGACCTTTATATTTTCGTACAGTATCTAGGTACTGtctactctctctttttttcaacctCAAGAACTCTCTTTAATGGAAACTGGTAATGAACTATCTCAGATTTTATTTACCCTGGAAGCCTTAAGTTATCCATCATTTTGAAGGACACTTTTGCTAAATATGGAACTATTGGTTTTGTTACCATTTCCTTTCAGTCCTATAAATACTCCATCCTACTACAGTCTACCTGCAAGATCTCTGCTGAGAAGTCAACATATTACAGTGTAGAGCTTCCTTTGTATATGACAAGTCACGTCTTTCCCTACTTTGACTTCGGACAATTTAGATTACAATGTGTCTCAGTGTGAgtctctgtgtttttttccttcccttcattttGTTAGCTTCTGGTATTTGTACTTTTGTATTTGTCtcttcaaatttggaaatttttcagcCATGATTTTTTCAAGTGAGGTCTCTGCCCTTTTCATGCTCTTTCCTTCCAACACTCATATACACATATGAAGGTCAACTTGATGGTGCCATATATGTCCCTTAgttctgttcactttttttttcctattgctcCTCAGATTGAGTGATTTCAAATGATCTGATCTCAATCCCCAACTTGTTATTCTAAGTGTTCTaagtctgctgttgaacccctctaatgatttttttcaatttagttaTTATACTTTTCATCTTCAGAATTTTGGTttggtgctttaaaaaatgattttgggGTTCCTTGGAGGCTCAGTtccttgagtgtctgacttcggctcaggttatgatttcatggtttgtgagtttgagccccacattacgctctgtgttgatggctcagagcctggagcctgcatcagatctgcgtctccctctctctctctgcctctctgcgcgcactctgtctctgtctctcaaaaataaataaacttttaaaaaaattaaagaaaataataatttcaatctctttgcttatattttttttgttaatatgtatatttttaatatgttcgGTTTCTATTCTCTTTTAGCTTACTAAGCATATTAAagaaagtttttcaaattctttattaAGTAAGTCAGAAGGTTGAATTTTCTTAGGGTCAGttcctgatttattttgtttataaaagtgGGTGTtatttccctgtttctttgtAAGTCTTACAACATTTTGTATAAAATTGGGCATTTGAAAAACAACTTTTCTCAAACTTTGCAGTCTGGCCTTCGCAAATCAGCCTGTCATAAATGTGCAGGATCCTTTCAAAGGGTAGTGCGGAATGTATCTTCCCTGAATCTGTGCATGCATTgtttccctcccgcccccaccctccactgTTCTCTAGTATACATGGCTATTTTTAAACCTCTTTATTTTCCTAagagtatttattacctttgtttcttCTCAGAACCTCAAGTGTTCTGTTGTATCCCTCTTCTTATACTCTGTTGCCCCAGGCAAGCATGAATATGCAGTCTCCCTGCATGTCTCTTATACCTCAgtgcctttctttgtttttagtggcCTTTATCCTGGTATTCAAACTGCCACCATTCTCATCTGTGCTCCAAgttaggagagagagaagccagtcTCTTGGGCAGTTCTTAAATAAGCCAGAATGTGCAAGCaagtttcatttctgtatttccgTCCTGAGGAAGGAGCCAGGGACTGTGGCCATGCCACATTTTTCTGGGAATGGAGAGAGACCGAAGACAGCAAAAATGCCAAAAGTTTCCAACCATGTTGAAAGTGACTTTGTCACATTTCGGCAATCACTTAAGCGCTGCAGTGTCTTGACTGATAGCTAGTGTTCCCACAAAGTTACTTTGGTCTTTATGTTGTTTGTTTGGTATTTGCATGGAGAAAAGAGGGCCTGGGGCTTCCTGGTCCACTATTTTGCTGACGTCCTGTAGTGATACATTTACATTCCCTTCTCATCTCTTTTCATGAATATTCTATAGATATTTTCTTTCCAGTTGCCATGGGGATTACATATAGCACCCTAAAGTTAAAACTGTCTAATTTGAATCGATGCTAACTTAAGTGTAACCTCATATAAAAACTCCCCTTCTGTACAGCTCCATTTCCCAACCTCCCTTGTTTTTTGTTACTGATGTGACACATTATATCTTCATACATCATGTGCTTAATATCACAGATATATAAACGTTTTcatgcatttgtcttttaaatcctgtagaaaataaaaagtattaatgaaatattaattacCTTAATACGATATGCTATATAAGACTAATGTAATAGCATAACAACAATAACATTgagttttatatttgtgtatgtatttacttttactgGAGAGTTTATATCTTCATATGTCTTGGAGTTATTGTCTAGTATCTTCTCACTACAAAcgaaaagatttttctcttgtttctcatAAGACAGATCTATTGGTAATAAACTCCCTCAGTTTGTTGTTTATCctggaatattttgtttttccctcaaCTTTGAAGGGTGGCTTTGatggatatagaatttttttgttttctgggatttttctctttggtGCTTTAAATAGATCATCCCACTGCCTTCTTATGTCTCATGAGATATCAGCTAATAATCTTACCGACATTCTCTTGTATATGACAGGTTCCTCTCTTGtgactttcaaaatatttctttgttttcagccatttgattataatgtgtctcccTGTACTCTTGTTTTTTCCTATGTAGAGTTCATCACATGTCTTGCATTTGTAGGTTTAAACATTTCATCAAATTTTGGTAGGTTTTGCTTATTATTCTTCAAATAATCTTTTGACATTTATGATGCTTGTAAGGCAAGCAGTGGACAGTGGATGGGGTTTGAAATTGTAACTTAAAGGTTGATATACTTGGAGGTCAGGGAGGACATTTAagctaaatgatttaaaatgttgataaattaTGGTAATCATTAGAATGATCAACAATATGTAGTCATCACAGACAGGTAATTTTATAACATGTATAAATGTTTGCAGGCTGAACTATGTGCACTGTCCCAGCTTTGCAATATCTAAGTATCAAGACCACTCTAGGAGATGAACACAGCATTAGTCAACTACATGTTCtagaattcttttccttttttttttgggatAGGTCTAGAAACAATTAGCTACTTCAGAGATAAACCATTCTTTTGAATTAGAATTGGAGAGGTGGGGAGGTTGAGAGGCTGGAGAGGTGGTATACAATATGTACACAGGCACACCTACTCAGTTACCTTAGTATCATAATATGAGGGGACACTGCCTTTATGCTCACTTCAGTCCATTTAGGTCAGGGTTCATGGCAAGGGAAGCTTTGTTGGAAGAATGTGAAAACCCAGTGGGCATAAATACCTCTGAGATGTAACATTTCATCTTCGATAGTGGTAGGATTTGATGATATTTAGTATAAGAGCCTGAAATACAAACGTATATCAATACGTTTGATTGAATACAAACGTATTTCAGGATTTTAGACCAGGGGCTTTGCAATCTATAAGGTCAATGGCATAAGTATTCAACTCTGCTTTGTAGTAAAAATGAACCATAAACAACCTGTCAACGAACCAACTTGGAACTTGTGTTTCAGTATAACTTTACTTAACGAAACAAGCATCAGGCTAGATTTGGCTTGTTGGCTATGGTTTCTCAACCCAAGCGTAAGAGTACCAGTTCTGAGCACCTGATTCTGAATACGAGGTTGAGGTCCAGGAAGGTGCATTGTGATCAGAGGATCCAAGGGACTTTTATGTACCCTGAAGTTTGGGAAACCATCGCATTATATCATGCTCCATAGAGAAAATACATAAGGAAATCTTTTGTTATtcagaacagaaacagaaatcatttCTGGAGAGACTGGAGGCAAGGAGCAGCATTCAGTAGCTCAGTCCTCCAATCCTGCTGTAAGAGGAAAATTAACTAAAAGATAAGAAAGTTAAGACGAGAAGCAAATCTAGAGAAAAGTTTCCCACATTATAAGTGATGCGAACTCTTCGtcctttttctaaattttgcaaAATATGCTTGATTTAACATGTTTAACAGCCTTCAACAACTTTCCAACTGAAAGATTCGGGTGTCGGAATTGCTGGAAGCTCCCTCCTAGCCATTGCCTGGAATTGTTTCATCT
This Lynx canadensis isolate LIC74 chromosome C1, mLynCan4.pri.v2, whole genome shotgun sequence DNA region includes the following protein-coding sequences:
- the LOC115522453 gene encoding 40S ribosomal protein S27-like — its product is MSLVKYLLHPSPEDEKRKHKKKRLVWNPNPYFMDMKCKIITVFSQAHMVALCVGCSTVLCQPTGGKGRLREGWSFRWKQH